One region of Catenuloplanes indicus genomic DNA includes:
- a CDS encoding IS4 family transposase, with the protein MVSGVGVRPDQVSVGVLVTAVPRDAVDGAVAQCGVGAKRSDGKLPPHVTAYLTMGLWLFADDDYAEVAKKVTGGLDRFGCWDAGWLAPTPGGISQARKRLGRDVLAEVFERVARPVASPVTSGAWLRDRRVLAIDGFDVDVPDTMENAAEFGYSRTGGGPSAFPKARVVALTECGTHAFLAAEVGAYAVAEQTLAMPLYSRLRRGELLTADRAFYSFTAWDRAQATGADLLWRIQAGIRLPVIEILGDGTYLTVLMDKTIRGGRRDRILAAAAGGTLDTCDDAINDRGLPAAHLVRIVEYDVPDRAGNGTGELITLATTITDPAQAGPDELAEAYHLRWEHETANDQLKTHLRGPGRILRSKLPDLVHQEIWAWLLVQHALTVLITAAADAAAIDPDRISFTDTLRLVRRSATGSAAISP; encoded by the coding sequence GTGGTGTCGGGTGTGGGGGTGCGGCCGGATCAGGTGTCGGTCGGTGTGCTGGTGACGGCGGTGCCGCGGGATGCGGTTGATGGGGCGGTGGCGCAGTGCGGTGTGGGTGCGAAACGGTCGGATGGGAAGTTGCCGCCGCATGTGACGGCGTATCTGACGATGGGGTTGTGGCTGTTCGCGGATGATGACTATGCCGAGGTCGCGAAGAAGGTGACCGGTGGACTGGACCGGTTCGGGTGCTGGGATGCGGGCTGGTTGGCGCCGACGCCGGGTGGGATTTCTCAGGCCAGGAAGCGGCTGGGCCGGGATGTGCTGGCGGAGGTGTTCGAGCGGGTCGCCCGGCCGGTCGCGTCACCGGTCACGTCAGGTGCGTGGTTGCGGGACCGGCGGGTCCTTGCCATCGACGGGTTCGACGTGGACGTGCCGGACACGATGGAGAACGCGGCCGAGTTCGGGTACTCCCGGACCGGTGGTGGCCCGTCGGCGTTCCCGAAAGCCCGGGTCGTGGCGTTGACCGAGTGCGGGACACACGCGTTCCTGGCGGCGGAGGTCGGCGCGTATGCGGTCGCCGAACAGACCCTGGCCATGCCGTTGTATTCGCGGCTGCGACGCGGGGAACTGCTGACCGCCGACCGTGCCTTCTACTCGTTTACGGCGTGGGACCGGGCGCAGGCGACCGGCGCGGACCTGCTGTGGCGGATCCAGGCCGGGATCAGGCTCCCGGTGATCGAGATCCTCGGCGACGGCACCTATCTGACCGTGTTGATGGACAAGACGATCCGCGGTGGCCGCCGGGACCGGATCCTGGCCGCCGCGGCCGGCGGGACCCTGGACACCTGCGACGACGCGATCAACGACCGTGGCCTGCCCGCCGCCCACCTGGTCCGGATCGTCGAGTACGACGTCCCGGACCGGGCCGGTAACGGCACCGGTGAGCTGATCACCCTGGCCACCACCATCACCGACCCCGCCCAGGCCGGCCCGGACGAACTCGCCGAGGCATACCACCTGCGATGGGAACACGAAACCGCCAACGACCAGCTCAAAACCCACCTCCGCGGGCCCGGCCGGATCCTGCGCTCGAAACTGCCCGACCTCGTCCACCAGGAAATCTGGGCCTGGCTGCTCGTCCAGCACGCACTCACCGTCCTGATCACCGCCGCCGCCGACGCCGCCGCGATCGACCCCGACCGGATCAGCTTCACCGACACCCTGCGCCTCGTCCGCCGCTCAGCCACCGGCTCAGCGGCCATTTCCCCCTGA
- a CDS encoding sodium/solute symporter, with product MTPNPYLIPTVVVMTAVTVAIGFYGLRLARTTSDFLVASRMVSPTWNAAAIGGEYLSAASFLGVAGLILKFGVDVLWYPVGFAAGYLALLLFVAAPLRRSGAFTLPDFCELRLGSRRLRVLATVFVVFIGWLYLVPQLQGAGLTLATVTGAPYTLGAVLVFAVVTANVALGGMRAITFVQAFQYWLKLTALAVPAIFLVLVWQSDARPPVTPADGLTFRQATVLTVETPATLTFTDGSTRAVAAGDELSFPAGAPVPAVEGAAHGLDWLLPGRGGSLFGTYSLILATFLGTMGLPHVLVRFYTNRDGAAARRTTLVVLGLVGLFYLLPTIYGALGRVYTPQLLLTGDTDAVVLLLPGAAIGTGLLGQLLSALVAAGAFAAFLSTSSGLLTSVAGVLATDVLGRGGSVHTFRLASLIGGAVPLLLALNVASLDVSQVVGLAFAVAASSFCPLLVLGIWWRGLTAPGAAAGIIVGGGAAVAAVLVTVLGPPLTGWTAEAVAQPAAWTVPLAFATMVAVSLATRHHVPPAIGTTMLRLHAPESLHL from the coding sequence ATGACTCCTAACCCGTACCTGATCCCGACCGTGGTCGTGATGACCGCGGTGACGGTCGCGATCGGCTTCTACGGCCTGCGGCTGGCGCGTACCACCTCGGACTTCCTGGTCGCGTCCCGAATGGTCAGCCCGACCTGGAACGCGGCCGCGATCGGCGGCGAATACCTCTCCGCCGCGTCGTTCCTGGGCGTGGCCGGGCTGATCCTGAAGTTCGGCGTGGACGTGCTCTGGTACCCGGTCGGCTTCGCGGCCGGATACCTCGCGCTGCTGCTGTTCGTGGCCGCGCCGCTGCGCCGCTCCGGCGCGTTCACCCTGCCGGACTTCTGCGAGCTGCGGCTCGGCTCCCGCCGGCTGCGTGTGCTCGCCACCGTGTTCGTGGTCTTCATCGGCTGGCTCTACCTGGTGCCGCAGTTGCAGGGCGCCGGGCTGACGCTGGCCACCGTGACCGGTGCGCCGTACACGCTCGGCGCGGTGCTGGTCTTCGCGGTCGTCACCGCGAACGTGGCGCTCGGCGGCATGCGGGCGATCACGTTCGTCCAGGCGTTCCAGTACTGGCTGAAGCTGACCGCGCTGGCCGTACCCGCGATCTTCCTCGTCCTGGTCTGGCAGTCCGACGCCCGGCCGCCGGTCACGCCCGCGGACGGACTCACGTTCCGGCAGGCCACGGTGCTGACCGTGGAGACACCGGCGACGCTTACGTTCACCGACGGCAGCACCCGCGCGGTCGCGGCCGGTGACGAGCTGTCGTTCCCGGCCGGTGCGCCGGTGCCGGCCGTCGAGGGTGCCGCGCACGGCCTCGACTGGCTGCTGCCCGGCCGCGGCGGCAGCCTGTTCGGCACGTACTCGCTGATCCTCGCCACGTTCCTGGGCACCATGGGCCTGCCGCACGTGCTGGTTCGCTTCTACACCAACCGCGACGGCGCCGCCGCCCGCCGCACCACGCTGGTCGTGCTGGGCCTGGTCGGCCTGTTCTACCTGCTGCCCACGATCTACGGCGCCCTCGGCCGCGTCTACACGCCGCAGCTGCTGCTCACCGGCGACACGGACGCGGTCGTGCTGCTGCTGCCCGGCGCCGCGATCGGCACCGGCCTGCTCGGCCAGCTGCTCTCCGCACTGGTCGCGGCCGGTGCGTTCGCCGCGTTCCTGTCCACCAGCTCCGGCCTGCTCACCAGCGTGGCCGGCGTGCTCGCCACCGACGTACTCGGCCGCGGCGGCTCGGTGCACACGTTCCGCCTGGCGTCGCTGATCGGCGGCGCGGTCCCGCTGCTGCTCGCACTCAACGTGGCGTCGCTGGACGTCTCGCAGGTGGTCGGCCTCGCGTTCGCGGTCGCCGCGTCCAGCTTCTGCCCGCTGCTGGTTCTCGGCATCTGGTGGCGCGGCCTGACCGCCCCCGGCGCCGCCGCCGGCATCATCGTGGGCGGCGGCGCCGCCGTGGCCGCCGTCCTGGTCACGGTGCTCGGCCCACCGCTGACCGGCTGGACCGCCGAGGCCGTAGCCCAGCCCGCCGCCTGGACCGTTCCACTCGCGTTCGCCACCATGGTCGCGGTCTCCCTGGCCACCCGCCACCACGTCCCCCCGGCGATCGGCACCACCATGCTCCGCCTGCACGCACCGGAGTCCCTGCACCTCTGA
- a CDS encoding LytR/AlgR family response regulator transcription factor produces the protein MTAFLRVLAVDDEPPALDELAYLLRTDPRVARVYTAGDATEALRLLRDTDVDAVFLDIRMPGLDGMELARVLRRFARPPAIVFVTAYDDGAVDAFDLGVTDYVRKPVRTERLAESLRRVAEARVIPAQRAALARGEDDPTIPVELAGTTRMLPRSAVRWVEAQGDYARLHTSDGSHLVRVPLATLAERWADAGFVRIHRSYLVQLRLIAELRLANSGYVVVVDGTELPVSRRHTRELKDRLVRAAKQDWNR, from the coding sequence GTGACGGCGTTCCTGCGGGTGCTGGCGGTCGACGACGAGCCGCCGGCGCTGGACGAGCTGGCCTACCTGCTGCGTACCGATCCGCGGGTGGCCCGGGTGTACACGGCCGGTGACGCCACCGAGGCGCTGCGCCTACTGCGGGACACCGACGTGGACGCGGTCTTCCTGGACATCCGCATGCCCGGCCTGGACGGCATGGAACTGGCCCGGGTGCTGCGCCGGTTCGCCCGCCCGCCCGCGATCGTGTTCGTCACCGCCTACGACGACGGCGCGGTGGACGCGTTCGACCTCGGCGTCACCGACTACGTGCGCAAGCCGGTCCGCACCGAACGGCTGGCCGAGTCGCTGCGCCGGGTCGCCGAGGCGCGCGTGATCCCGGCCCAGCGCGCCGCACTGGCCCGCGGCGAGGACGACCCGACGATCCCGGTCGAGCTGGCCGGCACCACCCGCATGCTGCCCCGGTCCGCGGTCCGCTGGGTGGAGGCGCAGGGCGACTACGCGCGGCTGCACACCTCGGACGGCTCGCACCTGGTCCGGGTGCCGCTGGCCACGCTGGCCGAGCGCTGGGCCGACGCCGGGTTCGTCCGGATCCACCGGTCCTACCTGGTACAGCTGCGGCTGATCGCGGAGCTGCGGCTGGCCAACTCCGGCTACGTCGTGGTGGTCGACGGCACCGAGCTGCCCGTCTCCCGCCGGCACACCCGTGAGCTGAAGGACCGCCTGGTCCGCGCGGCCAAGCAGGACTGGAACCGCTGA
- a CDS encoding sensor histidine kinase — MGANLSTAAAVLALISALAAAVAAVIRLRQRRGIATEAQRATYQLLHTASLAAEPLRAGLDRVNAAKAVRHLRTLVGAPGLALTGTDGLLGLDGRGAHHTPQLAAAGARAIAQNRSAVLGQNDLPCDRMDCVVRGAVVAPLTGPDGRSGAALVAVADGQPAPGLVQATLETARWAAAQLALAELDSSRERLARAEVRALRAQISPHFIYNALTAIASFVRTDPERARELILEFAEFTRYSFRAHGEFTTLAEELRSIDRYLTIERARFGDRLQVRLQIAPEVLPVSLPFLCLQPLVENAIRHGLSRKPGTGMVSIEASDAGAECHITVEDDGVGMDPAVLVAGMAQAAGESDDSGQHVGLSNVDERLRSAFGDQFGLVVETALGAGMKVSMRVPKFHPGVRA; from the coding sequence GTGGGGGCAAATCTGTCTACGGCCGCGGCCGTGCTGGCGCTCATCAGCGCGCTGGCCGCCGCGGTCGCCGCGGTCATCCGGCTCCGGCAGCGGCGCGGCATCGCCACCGAGGCACAGCGCGCCACGTACCAGTTGCTGCACACCGCGAGCCTGGCCGCGGAACCCCTGCGCGCCGGGCTCGACCGGGTGAACGCGGCCAAGGCGGTCCGGCACCTGCGCACGCTGGTCGGAGCGCCCGGCCTCGCGCTGACCGGCACCGACGGCCTGCTCGGGCTGGACGGCCGCGGCGCGCACCACACCCCGCAGCTGGCCGCGGCCGGTGCCCGCGCGATCGCGCAGAACCGCTCCGCCGTCCTCGGCCAGAACGACCTGCCCTGCGACCGGATGGACTGCGTGGTGCGCGGCGCCGTGGTGGCACCGCTGACCGGACCGGACGGCCGGTCCGGGGCCGCGCTGGTCGCGGTCGCGGACGGCCAGCCCGCGCCCGGGCTGGTGCAGGCCACGCTGGAGACCGCGCGCTGGGCCGCGGCACAGCTCGCGCTGGCCGAGCTGGACTCGTCGCGCGAACGGCTGGCCCGCGCCGAGGTGCGGGCGCTGCGCGCGCAGATCAGCCCGCACTTCATCTACAACGCGCTGACCGCGATCGCCTCGTTCGTGCGGACCGACCCGGAACGCGCCCGCGAGCTGATTCTGGAGTTCGCGGAATTCACCCGGTACTCCTTCCGGGCCCACGGCGAGTTCACTACGCTCGCCGAGGAGTTGCGCTCGATCGATCGGTACCTGACCATCGAGCGTGCGCGGTTCGGAGACCGTCTGCAGGTCCGCCTGCAGATCGCCCCGGAGGTCCTTCCGGTGAGCCTCCCGTTTCTCTGCCTGCAACCGCTGGTGGAAAATGCGATCCGGCACGGCCTCTCGCGCAAGCCCGGCACCGGGATGGTCAGCATCGAGGCCAGCGACGCCGGGGCGGAGTGCCACATCACGGTGGAGGACGACGGGGTCGGGATGGACCCCGCCGTACTCGTCGCCGGGATGGCACAGGCGGCCGGGGAGTCCGACGACTCCGGCCAGCACGTCGGCCTGTCGAACGTGGATGAGCGGCTGCGGTCGGCCTTCGGTGACCAGTTCGGACTGGTCGTCGAGACCGCCCTCGGCGCCGGAATGAAGGTGAGCATGCGAGTGCCCAAATTCCACCCAGGCGTACGCGCGTGA
- a CDS encoding sugar transferase: protein MGGWVAPVTREDVGEVTTSLQRPVVKTGRSNSVPQYDEFEIQPTPPERPTNGVPRSAWTRAKRTVSRWHRPYTVMLLLLDFGAAAIASLIAVSLFEQAASGFQDPDNGEPWFQAVAYVLLPLGWLIVLWANGAYDRRYLGLGTDEFKRVTRASVTVAASVSFIAFATKTDLSRLSVGFALVGATVLILFARYVARLILHVSRRRFGAAAQRMVLLGTLPETLEVYTAVTRSPAAGLVPVAIHLTDGYAAAKGLETPVPVHAGKDVLALVREVGADTIAFCGSASAEPGELRRLAWQLEGTGIDLVVAPQLTDIAGPRVHIRPIEGLPLLHVEEPTISGLGWLAKNVMDRVAAGLGLILLSPLLLAIGIAIKISDPGPAFFRQSRVGHEGKTFKVWKFRTMYVDAEERLASMQDMNETDGLLFKVKNDPRIFPAGRFLRASSLDELPQLINVLFGEMSLVGPRPLPADDGDFLGDVRRRLLVRPGITGLWQVSGRSDLSWDEAVRLDLYYVDNWSLAYDLSILWRTVGVVVARKGAY, encoded by the coding sequence ATGGGCGGGTGGGTAGCACCTGTCACGCGGGAGGACGTAGGTGAGGTGACGACGAGCCTCCAACGCCCGGTCGTCAAAACAGGCCGGAGCAACAGCGTGCCCCAGTACGACGAGTTCGAGATTCAACCGACTCCGCCCGAGCGGCCCACGAACGGTGTGCCACGCTCGGCCTGGACGAGGGCGAAACGCACCGTCTCACGGTGGCACCGGCCGTACACGGTCATGCTGCTCCTCCTCGACTTCGGCGCCGCGGCGATCGCCAGCCTGATCGCGGTCTCGCTTTTCGAGCAGGCGGCCTCGGGCTTCCAGGATCCGGACAACGGCGAGCCGTGGTTCCAGGCCGTGGCGTACGTGCTGCTGCCGCTCGGCTGGCTGATCGTGCTGTGGGCCAACGGCGCCTACGACCGCCGCTACCTCGGTCTCGGCACCGATGAGTTCAAACGGGTGACCCGGGCTTCGGTGACGGTCGCGGCCAGCGTGTCCTTCATCGCGTTCGCCACCAAGACCGACCTGTCCCGGCTCTCGGTCGGCTTCGCGCTGGTCGGCGCGACCGTGCTGATCCTCTTCGCGCGGTACGTCGCACGCCTGATCCTGCACGTGTCCCGCCGCCGGTTCGGCGCGGCCGCGCAGCGCATGGTGCTGCTCGGCACGCTGCCGGAGACGCTCGAGGTCTACACCGCGGTCACCCGCAGCCCGGCCGCCGGCCTGGTGCCGGTCGCGATCCACCTGACCGACGGCTACGCAGCCGCGAAGGGCCTGGAGACGCCGGTGCCGGTGCACGCCGGTAAGGACGTGCTGGCGCTGGTCCGCGAGGTGGGTGCGGACACGATCGCGTTCTGCGGCTCGGCCAGCGCCGAGCCGGGTGAGCTGCGCCGGCTGGCGTGGCAGCTGGAGGGCACCGGCATCGACCTGGTGGTGGCGCCGCAGCTGACCGACATCGCCGGTCCGCGGGTGCACATCCGGCCGATCGAGGGCCTGCCGCTGCTGCACGTGGAAGAGCCGACCATCTCCGGTCTCGGCTGGCTGGCCAAGAACGTGATGGACCGGGTGGCGGCCGGGCTCGGCCTGATCCTGCTGTCGCCGCTGCTGCTGGCGATCGGTATCGCGATCAAGATCTCCGACCCGGGTCCGGCGTTCTTCCGGCAGTCGCGGGTGGGCCACGAGGGCAAGACGTTCAAGGTCTGGAAGTTCCGGACCATGTACGTCGACGCCGAGGAGCGGCTTGCCTCGATGCAGGACATGAACGAGACGGACGGTCTGCTCTTCAAGGTCAAGAACGACCCGCGGATCTTCCCGGCCGGCCGGTTCCTGCGGGCCAGCTCGCTGGACGAGCTGCCCCAGCTGATCAACGTGCTGTTCGGTGAGATGTCGCTGGTCGGGCCGCGCCCGCTGCCGGCCGACGACGGTGACTTCCTCGGCGACGTGCGGCGGCGGCTGCTGGTCCGCCCCGGTATCACCGGCCTGTGGCAGGTCTCCGGACGCTCCGACCTCTCCTGGGACGAGGCGGTGCGGCTGGACCTCTACTACGTGGACAACTGGTCCCTGGCGTACGACCTGAGCATCCTGTGGCGCACGGTCGGCGTCGTCGTGGCCCGGAAGGGCGCCTACTAA
- a CDS encoding Fpg/Nei family DNA glycosylase: MPELPEVEALAAYLRERAVGRTADRLEVVAISALKTYDPPPSAVAGLEITAAGRHGKFLDVTFGGEIHLVVHLARAGWLHYRESFPAATPLKPGKGPIAVRVRLDDGSGFDLTEAGTKKSLAAYLVRDPAEVPGVSRLGPDALAVDLATFTARITSRRGQIKGVLTDQEILAGIGNAYSDEILHVAKLSPFALTNKLSAEQIARLFEAMRAVETDAVTRSVGQRAAELKGEKRSGFRVHARTGLPCPVCGDTVREVSFADTSLQYCPTCQTGGKPLADRRLSRIVR; encoded by the coding sequence GTGCCAGAGTTACCGGAGGTGGAAGCGCTCGCCGCGTACCTTCGCGAGCGCGCGGTGGGCCGCACGGCCGACCGCCTGGAGGTCGTCGCGATCAGCGCCCTGAAGACGTACGATCCGCCGCCGTCGGCGGTCGCGGGCCTGGAGATAACGGCCGCGGGCCGGCACGGCAAGTTCTTGGACGTCACGTTCGGCGGTGAGATTCACCTGGTGGTGCACCTGGCCCGGGCCGGCTGGCTGCACTACCGCGAGTCGTTCCCGGCCGCCACGCCGCTGAAGCCGGGCAAGGGCCCGATCGCGGTCCGGGTACGGCTGGACGACGGCTCCGGTTTCGACCTGACCGAGGCCGGTACGAAGAAGAGCCTCGCCGCCTACCTGGTCCGTGACCCGGCCGAGGTGCCGGGTGTGTCCCGGCTCGGTCCGGACGCGCTCGCCGTCGACCTGGCGACGTTCACCGCGCGGATCACCAGCCGGCGCGGGCAGATCAAGGGCGTGCTCACCGATCAGGAGATCCTGGCCGGGATCGGCAACGCGTACTCCGACGAGATCCTGCACGTGGCGAAGCTGTCGCCGTTCGCGCTGACGAACAAGCTGTCCGCCGAGCAGATCGCGCGACTGTTCGAGGCGATGCGCGCGGTGGAGACGGACGCGGTCACCCGTTCGGTGGGCCAGCGGGCCGCGGAGCTGAAGGGCGAGAAGCGCTCCGGTTTCCGGGTGCACGCGCGGACCGGATTACCGTGCCCGGTTTGCGGCGACACGGTGCGTGAGGTCTCGTTCGCGGATACGAGCCTTCAGTACTGCCCCACGTGTCAGACCGGGGGTAAACCGCTCGCCGATCGCCGACTTTCTCGAATCGTGCGATAA
- a CDS encoding glycosyltransferase family 4 protein yields MKVLVAHNRYRDAMPSGENTIVDQEIAQLSDAGVEVVPFLRSSDAIPGMSAASKALLPISPIYAPAAQRDLAGVLRAHRPDVVHLHNPYPLISPWIVRTAHRHGVPVVQTVHNYRQVCAPGLFFRDGRICTDCRDRTFPLPAIVHGCYRGSRAQSAVMATALAVHRPTWRAVDRFIALTGAIKDHLQGYGIPPSHIVVKPNAVPDPGPPAAPGDGFLYLARLSPEKGLGLLLDAWHRHPDGALGTLRIAGDGELRPAVEAAAAARTDVEYLGVLDRNGVRAALRRTAVVLVVSTWHDVLPTVTIEALAAGRPVLGSALGGIPYLIGDAGWVVRADADELAAALPAARDGAAALTHAARARYESTFHPRVVTRRLLDVYDGLLSNV; encoded by the coding sequence ATGAAGGTCCTGGTCGCGCACAATCGTTACCGCGACGCCATGCCGTCCGGTGAGAACACGATCGTCGATCAGGAGATCGCTCAGCTGTCCGATGCGGGCGTCGAGGTGGTGCCGTTCCTCCGCAGCTCGGACGCGATTCCCGGGATGTCGGCGGCGAGCAAGGCGCTGTTGCCGATCTCGCCGATCTACGCACCGGCCGCGCAGCGGGACCTGGCCGGTGTGCTCCGTGCACATCGCCCGGACGTGGTGCACCTGCACAACCCGTACCCGTTGATCTCGCCCTGGATCGTCCGCACCGCGCACCGGCACGGCGTCCCGGTGGTGCAGACCGTGCACAACTACCGCCAGGTCTGCGCGCCCGGCCTGTTCTTCCGGGACGGCCGGATCTGCACGGACTGCCGTGATCGGACGTTCCCGCTGCCCGCGATCGTGCACGGCTGCTACCGGGGTTCGCGGGCACAGAGCGCGGTGATGGCAACCGCGCTCGCGGTGCACCGGCCGACCTGGCGCGCGGTCGACCGCTTCATCGCGCTCACCGGGGCGATCAAAGACCATTTGCAGGGGTACGGGATCCCGCCGTCGCACATCGTGGTGAAGCCGAACGCGGTGCCGGATCCGGGCCCGCCCGCCGCGCCCGGCGACGGCTTCCTCTACCTCGCCCGGCTCTCCCCGGAGAAGGGCCTCGGTCTGCTGCTGGACGCCTGGCACCGGCACCCGGACGGCGCGCTCGGCACGCTGCGCATCGCCGGCGACGGTGAGCTGCGCCCGGCGGTCGAGGCCGCGGCGGCCGCACGCACGGACGTGGAGTACCTCGGCGTGCTGGACCGGAACGGCGTGCGCGCGGCGCTGCGGCGTACCGCGGTGGTTCTTGTGGTTTCCACCTGGCACGATGTGCTTCCGACGGTGACGATCGAGGCGCTGGCCGCCGGCCGGCCGGTGCTCGGCAGCGCGCTCGGCGGCATTCCCTACCTGATCGGGGACGCCGGCTGGGTGGTGCGGGCGGACGCGGACGAGCTGGCCGCGGCACTGCCGGCCGCCCGGGACGGCGCGGCCGCGCTGACACACGCGGCGCGGGCACGGTACGAGTCGACGTTCCACCCGCGGGTGGTCACCCGCCGCCTGCTCGACGTGTACGACGGTCTTCTCAGCAATGTGTGA
- a CDS encoding arylsulfotransferase family protein: MIPPSPISAMPDTLPEPPRRWSRRQLLIAGAGLAAVGLSGCGAGFVIGADSAREANRGAEAGGADNLLNFISRPDLHVQRVVVSTPAPDPSAGLVFLTPAQGRGQFGTLIVDTNGVPVWFRPVPAPATVAIDLKVQKYQDKPVLTWWEGLIGGTGGLGIGQGEFVIFDNRYREVTRIRADGVTQADQHDLKITSRGTALFWVYRPISADLTPVGGPAAGALHDGVLQEVDIATGKLLMEWRASDHVPYDESYAPLPTGDSALLPYDYFHANSVAEDDDGNLLISARHTWTVYKVDRSTGDVIWRLGGKKSDFQLPPEATFSWQHDARRRSDGTIGLFDNAAGITREHDRSRGLILTLDEDAGTATLVHEYVHPRRLSAPTQGSMEERPDGGSFIGWGELPYFTEFASDGTVLFDGRLPSDSQSYRASRATWTAEPADQPAVGLRREAGKLVAYASWNGATEVETWQIRAGAQPGSLGVVAEGDRTGFETALTVPGTPEYLRADAFAPNGRLLGSSAIIPVRG, translated from the coding sequence ATGATTCCTCCCTCTCCGATCAGCGCGATGCCGGACACGCTGCCCGAGCCGCCCCGGCGCTGGTCCCGGCGGCAACTCCTGATCGCCGGCGCCGGACTCGCGGCCGTCGGGCTCAGCGGCTGCGGCGCCGGATTCGTGATCGGCGCGGACTCGGCCCGCGAGGCGAACCGCGGCGCGGAGGCCGGCGGCGCGGACAACCTGCTGAACTTCATCTCCCGGCCCGACCTGCACGTGCAGCGGGTGGTGGTGTCCACACCGGCGCCGGACCCGTCCGCCGGGCTGGTGTTCCTCACCCCCGCGCAGGGACGCGGTCAGTTCGGCACACTGATCGTGGACACGAACGGCGTGCCGGTGTGGTTCCGCCCGGTGCCCGCGCCGGCCACCGTCGCGATCGACCTGAAGGTTCAGAAATATCAGGACAAGCCGGTGCTGACCTGGTGGGAGGGCCTGATCGGCGGAACCGGCGGTCTCGGCATAGGACAGGGCGAGTTCGTCATCTTCGACAACCGCTACCGCGAGGTCACCCGGATCCGCGCGGACGGCGTCACCCAGGCCGACCAGCACGACCTAAAGATCACCTCACGCGGCACCGCGCTGTTCTGGGTGTACCGCCCGATCTCCGCGGACCTCACCCCGGTCGGTGGCCCGGCCGCGGGCGCGCTGCACGACGGCGTGCTCCAGGAGGTCGACATCGCCACCGGCAAGCTGCTCATGGAGTGGCGGGCCAGCGACCACGTACCGTACGACGAGTCGTACGCGCCGCTGCCGACCGGCGACTCCGCACTGCTGCCGTACGACTACTTCCACGCGAACTCGGTGGCCGAGGACGACGACGGCAACCTGCTCATCTCCGCCCGGCACACCTGGACCGTCTACAAGGTGGACCGGTCAACCGGCGACGTGATCTGGCGGCTCGGCGGCAAGAAGAGCGACTTCCAGCTGCCACCCGAGGCCACGTTCTCCTGGCAGCACGACGCGCGCCGGCGCAGCGACGGCACCATCGGCCTGTTCGACAACGCGGCCGGCATCACCCGCGAACACGACCGCTCCCGCGGCCTGATCCTCACACTGGACGAGGACGCCGGCACGGCCACGCTGGTCCACGAGTACGTACACCCGCGCCGGCTGTCCGCGCCCACCCAGGGCAGCATGGAGGAACGGCCGGACGGCGGCTCGTTCATCGGCTGGGGCGAGCTGCCGTACTTCACCGAGTTCGCCTCGGACGGCACCGTGCTCTTCGACGGCCGGCTCCCGTCGGACAGCCAGTCGTACCGCGCGTCCCGCGCCACCTGGACCGCCGAGCCGGCCGACCAGCCCGCCGTCGGGTTGCGCCGCGAGGCCGGCAAACTGGTCGCCTACGCCAGCTGGAACGGCGCCACCGAGGTCGAGACGTGGCAGATCCGCGCCGGCGCCCAGCCCGGCAGCCTCGGCGTGGTCGCCGAGGGCGACCGCACCGGCTTCGAAACCGCCCTCACGGTCCCCGGCACCCCGGAATACCTCCGCGCCGACGCTTTCGCCCCCAACGGCCGCCTCCTCGGCTCCTCCGCCATCATCCCGGTCCGCGGCTGA
- a CDS encoding CDP-alcohol phosphatidyltransferase family protein, translated as MQSSAPEHQPAESDFYRVNRGGGLYSEAVSQRLGAKLALFGYRKKLAPTTLTIFNLGISAVVSALVIVTAAPVAAGQVPGVVIGLIALAGWQLAYAFDCADGQLARVTGQTSSDGARVDILCDVAGQIALVGALSAVAVAQEPETPAWLIALFAGGWMVNLITSVLATGPQAASMLKSNTLPIRILKLIRDYGAIIAVAAAVLTVAPIAMVWFIGIFTLTNGAFLLTSIAFSARNALRAHDLPRS; from the coding sequence ATGCAGTCCAGCGCTCCTGAGCACCAGCCGGCCGAGTCCGACTTCTACCGCGTCAACCGCGGCGGCGGCCTCTACAGCGAGGCGGTCAGCCAGCGACTCGGCGCCAAACTCGCGCTCTTCGGCTACCGCAAGAAGCTCGCACCGACCACGCTCACCATCTTCAACCTGGGCATCAGCGCGGTCGTCTCCGCCCTGGTCATCGTGACCGCCGCCCCGGTCGCCGCCGGTCAGGTGCCCGGCGTGGTCATCGGCCTGATCGCGCTGGCCGGCTGGCAGCTCGCCTACGCCTTCGACTGCGCCGACGGCCAGCTCGCCCGGGTCACCGGCCAGACCAGCTCCGACGGCGCCCGCGTCGACATCCTGTGCGACGTGGCCGGCCAGATCGCGCTGGTCGGCGCCCTCTCCGCGGTCGCGGTCGCCCAGGAACCGGAGACCCCCGCCTGGCTGATCGCGCTCTTCGCCGGCGGCTGGATGGTCAACCTGATCACCTCGGTCCTGGCCACCGGCCCCCAGGCAGCCAGCATGCTGAAATCCAACACGCTCCCGATCCGCATCCTGAAGCTGATCCGCGACTACGGCGCCATCATCGCCGTCGCCGCCGCCGTCCTCACCGTGGCCCCCATCGCCATGGTCTGGTTCATCGGCATTTTCACCCTCACCAACGGTGCTTTCCTCCTCACCAGCATCGCCTTCAGCGCCCGCAACGCCCTCCGCGCCCACGACCTGCCGCGGTCCTGA